A stretch of Imperialibacter roseus DNA encodes these proteins:
- a CDS encoding HlyD family secretion protein, with protein MKIFTYTASALLLIGLAGCNKNEERSDAYGNFEATEVLVSSEATGKLLQLKVEEGSQVKAGAAIGLVDTLGLHLKKKQLTASKQAIRSKLQNEKVQIDVLLEQKENLEREIKRVDKLFVEGAATAKQRDDLHGELKVLNNRIDATKSQLSTANRGLLSELAPLEVQMEQIEDQIQRSVLASPLGGTVLSKYAEAGEIVTFGKPLFKVADLKELTLRAYIDAPQLATIKIGQKVRVLTDGTDGNLKENEGTVSWISSSAEFTPKIIQTREERVNLVYAIKVVVPNDGALKIGMPGEVKF; from the coding sequence ATGAAAATTTTCACATACACAGCAAGTGCATTGCTGCTGATCGGGTTGGCAGGATGCAACAAAAATGAAGAGAGGTCGGATGCTTATGGCAATTTTGAAGCGACCGAAGTGCTGGTTTCTTCGGAAGCTACTGGCAAGCTCCTGCAGCTAAAGGTGGAGGAGGGCAGCCAGGTAAAGGCCGGCGCTGCCATTGGACTGGTCGACACTCTTGGCCTTCATTTGAAGAAAAAACAGCTGACGGCCTCCAAGCAAGCGATCAGAAGTAAACTCCAAAACGAAAAGGTGCAAATAGATGTGCTGCTTGAGCAGAAGGAGAACCTTGAAAGAGAGATCAAACGGGTGGACAAGCTGTTCGTCGAAGGGGCAGCAACTGCAAAGCAACGGGACGACCTGCATGGCGAACTGAAAGTACTGAATAACAGGATCGACGCCACCAAAAGCCAGCTAAGCACAGCCAACAGAGGCTTGTTGTCGGAGTTGGCTCCGCTTGAGGTGCAAATGGAGCAGATAGAAGATCAAATCCAGCGCAGTGTGCTGGCAAGCCCGCTGGGAGGAACCGTGCTCTCCAAATATGCTGAAGCAGGTGAGATTGTCACTTTTGGCAAGCCGCTTTTTAAGGTAGCCGACCTGAAGGAATTGACACTGAGGGCCTACATAGATGCGCCGCAGTTGGCCACCATCAAAATTGGCCAGAAGGTGAGAGTGCTCACTGACGGCACCGACGGCAATTTGAAAGAGAATGAAGGAACGGTGTCATGGATCTCCTCATCAGCCGAGTTCACGCCAAAAATCATCCAAACAAGGGAAGAAAGGGTCAATTTGGTGTATGCGATCAAAGTGGTGGTGCCCAACGATGGGGCATTGAAAATAGGAATGCCGGGTGAGGTTAAATTCTAA
- a CDS encoding TolC family protein, producing MKRFVLTMSAVAMVAGVYAQETISLQGCYELALQHTPLSGQAALYGELAASKEERLGLAYRPQVSLNGQWSYQSDVFSLPFSIPGAETPEIPKSQYQATVGIEQSIYDGGMVRQSREASKRELAANQQKVEVDLYKVKESVNSLYFGVLRIQEAEKNLEAARNTLLERKKVIDAGFSTGVLLQSDKSAFEKEILTIEQQLVAAEAEKEGLVAMLADKLGQPLSVDAVLTLPGGTIPLEGEATINRPELSYLSEQKTVLSQAGELIAARTKPKVSAFARGGFGSPNPYNFFKTDLSGFYMAGVRLYWPLFDWGASKQERQELQIQEQLLENSRSDAMSQFENGTLQWRKKWLVSDEVMKRDAEIVRLQESIVREYAARLEGGTVTSSDYITALDQLTRAKITARMHEIDKAWYQVQYFTLTGNL from the coding sequence ATGAAGAGGTTTGTACTAACAATGAGTGCAGTGGCGATGGTGGCCGGGGTTTACGCCCAGGAAACCATCAGCCTGCAGGGCTGCTACGAGCTGGCACTTCAGCACACACCGCTTTCGGGGCAGGCAGCTCTTTATGGTGAGTTGGCTGCTTCCAAAGAGGAACGGCTGGGACTGGCGTATCGTCCGCAAGTGAGTCTGAATGGGCAGTGGAGCTATCAGAGCGACGTGTTTTCATTGCCATTCAGTATTCCAGGCGCTGAAACGCCGGAAATTCCAAAAAGCCAGTACCAGGCTACCGTGGGCATCGAACAGAGTATTTACGACGGCGGCATGGTCAGGCAATCGAGAGAAGCTTCCAAAAGAGAACTGGCGGCCAATCAGCAGAAAGTGGAGGTCGATCTGTACAAGGTAAAGGAGTCTGTGAACAGCTTGTATTTTGGTGTACTCAGGATTCAGGAAGCCGAAAAAAACCTTGAAGCTGCCAGGAATACCTTGCTCGAGCGAAAAAAGGTGATTGATGCGGGATTCTCGACTGGCGTGCTTTTGCAGAGCGATAAGTCCGCCTTCGAAAAGGAAATCCTGACCATCGAACAACAGCTTGTAGCGGCGGAGGCCGAAAAAGAAGGGCTTGTAGCCATGCTGGCTGACAAACTTGGGCAGCCACTCTCTGTAGATGCAGTATTAACTCTTCCTGGCGGCACCATTCCGCTGGAGGGTGAAGCAACGATCAACCGGCCGGAGCTCAGCTATTTGAGTGAGCAGAAAACTGTGCTTTCTCAGGCGGGGGAGCTCATTGCTGCGAGAACTAAGCCGAAGGTAAGTGCTTTTGCCAGAGGAGGCTTTGGTAGCCCCAATCCTTACAATTTCTTTAAAACCGACCTTAGCGGGTTCTATATGGCGGGAGTGAGGCTTTACTGGCCACTATTCGACTGGGGAGCCAGCAAGCAGGAGCGACAAGAGCTGCAAATTCAGGAGCAGCTGCTCGAAAACAGCCGCAGCGATGCCATGAGCCAATTCGAAAATGGCACCCTGCAATGGAGAAAGAAGTGGTTGGTCTCTGACGAGGTAATGAAAAGGGATGCCGAGATCGTCAGGCTGCAGGAGTCAATTGTCAGGGAATACGCTGCCAGGCTCGAAGGCGGAACTGTCACCTCTTCCGACTACATCACTGCGCTGGATCAACTTACAAGGGCAAAAATTACGGCCCGCATGCACGAGATCGACAAGGCGTGGTATCAGGTACAATACTTTACACTTACAGGAAATCTTTAA
- a CDS encoding TetR/AcrR family transcriptional regulator — MTKDVSTERKILEAAREVFIQQGMAGARMQEIADKAGINKALLHYYFRSKDLLFERVFMETLQSNGPALFGILGKEMPLKEKLMQFVEHYVELMKNNPFMPLFVINEISRNPEKLFGKIGSQVSQVAMGLGLQLKAEAAKGTIRPIEPVDLISSIMGLCVFPVIAKPILRPVFGLSEEDYNKFLERRKKEVPVIIWNYLTDKSTNE, encoded by the coding sequence ATGACGAAGGATGTAAGTACAGAAAGAAAGATACTGGAAGCCGCCAGGGAGGTATTCATTCAACAGGGAATGGCGGGAGCGAGAATGCAGGAAATTGCTGACAAGGCCGGCATCAACAAAGCATTGCTGCACTACTATTTCAGGTCCAAAGACTTGCTTTTCGAAAGGGTTTTCATGGAGACACTCCAGTCAAATGGCCCGGCCCTGTTTGGTATTCTTGGGAAGGAAATGCCCCTAAAAGAAAAGTTGATGCAGTTTGTGGAGCACTATGTGGAACTGATGAAGAACAATCCCTTCATGCCTCTTTTCGTCATTAACGAAATTTCAAGGAACCCCGAGAAGCTGTTTGGCAAAATTGGTTCGCAAGTTTCGCAGGTGGCGATGGGGCTGGGTTTGCAATTGAAGGCTGAAGCGGCTAAAGGTACCATAAGACCTATAGAGCCAGTGGATCTCATCAGCTCTATCATGGGGCTGTGCGTTTTTCCTGTCATTGCAAAGCCTATTCTCAGGCCGGTCTTCGGACTTAGTGAAGAAGACTATAACAAATTTCTTGAGCGAAGAAAGAAGGAAGTTCCGGTGATCATTTGGAACTATTTAACCGACAAATCAACAAACGAATAA
- a CDS encoding SRPBCC domain-containing protein translates to METRDLHHKVILKTGPNQAYEAILDPKKHSDFTDSPAENDGKVGGEHSAFDGYCFGENVELSYGKRIVQTWQADEDGWPEDHFSRVIYEFTAVPGGTLLTFKQLGVPEEVADSIDQGWIDYYWEPLKAYFED, encoded by the coding sequence ATGGAAACTCGTGACTTACACCACAAGGTGATCCTGAAAACAGGACCCAATCAGGCTTATGAAGCCATTCTTGACCCCAAAAAACATAGTGACTTTACTGATAGTCCAGCAGAAAACGACGGAAAAGTAGGCGGAGAACACAGCGCTTTCGACGGCTACTGTTTTGGTGAAAACGTCGAGCTCTCTTATGGAAAGCGCATTGTGCAAACCTGGCAAGCCGACGAAGATGGCTGGCCGGAAGATCACTTCTCCAGGGTCATCTACGAGTTTACGGCAGTTCCCGGCGGCACGCTTCTTACTTTCAAACAGCTTGGTGTGCCCGAAGAAGTGGCCGACAGCATCGATCAGGGCTGGATCGACTACTACTGGGAGCCTCTGAAGGCGTATTTTGAGGACTAG
- the purB gene encoding adenylosuccinate lyase codes for MDLTHLTAISPVDGRYRKQTALLAPYFSEWGLIRYRLQVEVEYFIALCEIPLPALGTFPTARYAELRAIYKDFSEKDALAIKEIEKTTNHDVKAVEYFIKQKMDAADLSAYKEYIHFGLTSQDINNTAIPLSLKEALQEVYLPKLNEIIASLAAMAADWEKIPMLAKTHGQPASPTRLGKEIRVFQVRLEEQIKGLKDIPFAAKFGGATGNLNAHHVAFPTYDWAEFANGFVSNSLGLKRSSPTTQIEHYDHMAALFDGLKRINTILIDFSRDVWQYISMNYFKQRIKAGEIGSSAMPHKVNPIDFENAEGNLGMANAIYEHLSAKLPISRLQRDLTDSTVLRNIGVPIAHSYISLLSLAKGIGKLELNQAAIDADLEDNWAVVAEAIQTVLRREGFANPYETLKALTRTNTKITRESISTFIDELEVSEDIKKELRLISPFSFTGI; via the coding sequence ATGGATTTAACACATTTAACGGCCATATCGCCGGTCGACGGTCGCTATAGAAAACAAACCGCTTTATTGGCTCCCTATTTCTCTGAGTGGGGACTGATTCGTTACAGACTCCAGGTAGAAGTCGAATACTTCATAGCGCTTTGTGAAATACCACTGCCCGCTCTTGGCACTTTTCCAACAGCCAGGTACGCCGAGCTAAGAGCCATCTATAAAGATTTCTCGGAGAAAGATGCGCTGGCCATCAAAGAAATAGAGAAAACGACCAACCATGACGTGAAGGCGGTGGAATACTTCATCAAACAGAAGATGGATGCTGCCGACCTTTCAGCCTATAAAGAATACATCCATTTTGGCCTGACCTCGCAGGACATCAACAATACCGCCATTCCTCTAAGCCTGAAGGAGGCTCTGCAGGAGGTTTACCTGCCCAAGCTGAATGAAATAATTGCTTCACTGGCAGCCATGGCCGCAGATTGGGAGAAAATACCTATGCTGGCAAAAACTCACGGCCAGCCTGCCTCGCCTACCCGTCTTGGCAAAGAAATCAGAGTCTTTCAGGTACGGTTGGAGGAGCAGATAAAAGGATTGAAAGACATACCGTTTGCGGCCAAATTTGGCGGCGCCACCGGCAACCTCAATGCCCACCACGTGGCCTTCCCCACCTACGACTGGGCTGAGTTTGCCAACGGCTTTGTTAGTAATAGTCTTGGGCTGAAAAGAAGCTCACCCACCACACAAATTGAGCACTACGACCACATGGCGGCTCTTTTTGACGGACTCAAGCGCATCAACACCATCCTGATCGACTTTTCAAGGGACGTGTGGCAGTATATTTCCATGAACTACTTCAAGCAGCGGATCAAAGCCGGCGAGATTGGGTCGTCGGCCATGCCCCACAAGGTGAATCCAATCGACTTTGAAAATGCCGAAGGCAACCTTGGCATGGCCAATGCCATTTACGAGCACCTTTCCGCCAAGCTTCCCATTTCAAGGCTGCAAAGGGATCTTACGGACTCAACGGTATTAAGAAATATTGGCGTACCCATTGCGCACAGCTATATCTCCCTGCTTTCGCTGGCAAAAGGCATTGGCAAGCTGGAGCTCAATCAGGCAGCCATAGATGCCGATCTGGAGGACAACTGGGCGGTGGTAGCCGAAGCTATTCAAACTGTACTTCGCCGGGAAGGCTTCGCCAACCCGTACGAAACGCTGAAAGCGCTCACCCGCACCAATACCAAAATCACCAGAGAAAGCATCAGTACTTTTATTGATGAGCTGGAGGTAAGTGAAGACATAAAAAAAGAGCTGAGATTAATCAGCCCTTTCAGTTTCACGGGAATCTAA
- a CDS encoding 3-keto-disaccharide hydrolase, translated as MKSLSVMAMVMLSFSFAANAQKGKWVSLFDGKTIDQWHIYNKSGVDPKWQVEDGAIVLTAGGAGDLVTNKDYGDFELELEWKISEGGNSGIMFHVIEDAKYNAPYYTGPEMQVLDNERHPDAKQGKNGNRLATSLYDMIPPSDPSAYKPAMEWNKVKLVIKDGKATHYMNGKKVVEYPTSGPVWDKMVSESKFAKWEAFGKSSTGKIALQDHGNKVWFRNIRIREL; from the coding sequence ATGAAAAGCTTAAGCGTCATGGCTATGGTGATGCTTTCTTTTTCCTTTGCTGCCAATGCGCAAAAAGGAAAGTGGGTTTCTCTGTTTGACGGGAAAACCATCGATCAGTGGCACATTTACAACAAATCAGGAGTTGATCCAAAATGGCAGGTGGAAGATGGTGCCATTGTGCTGACTGCCGGCGGCGCTGGCGACCTGGTTACCAACAAGGACTATGGCGATTTTGAACTAGAGCTGGAATGGAAAATTTCTGAAGGCGGAAACAGCGGCATCATGTTCCATGTGATCGAAGACGCCAAATACAACGCTCCTTATTACACAGGCCCTGAAATGCAAGTACTTGACAATGAACGCCACCCGGACGCCAAGCAAGGCAAAAATGGGAACCGTCTTGCGACGTCTTTGTACGACATGATCCCCCCAAGCGACCCCTCAGCTTACAAGCCAGCGATGGAATGGAACAAAGTGAAGTTGGTGATCAAAGACGGCAAAGCCACTCACTACATGAATGGCAAGAAAGTGGTTGAATACCCAACAAGCGGCCCGGTTTGGGATAAAATGGTCAGTGAAAGCAAGTTCGCCAAGTGGGAAGCTTTCGGAAAATCATCAACAGGCAAAATTGCCTTGCAGGATCACGGCAACAAAGTGTGGTTCCGTAATATCAGAATCAGGGAACTGTAG
- a CDS encoding class I SAM-dependent methyltransferase — MKHIISFLLRTVPRKYLQLFSHWVLKVVSIFYIGNKVECPVCNAHFRKFLPYGRQSRENALCPNCLALERHRLMYLFLKNKTNFFTDKLKVLHVAPEICFIEAFEKLHKDDYITADIESPLAKVKMDIHQVPFDDNTFDVAFCNHVMEHVDSDLKAMSELHRVLKPGGWAIIQVPFFYPLEEKTVEDITITDPKERYRRFGQDDHVRKYGKDYAERLASAGFTVDANDYVKELPGDVVTRYALPKDETIFFCKKA; from the coding sequence TTGAAGCACATCATTAGTTTTTTGCTACGCACAGTACCCAGAAAATACCTGCAACTTTTCAGCCATTGGGTGCTCAAGGTGGTCTCCATCTTTTACATTGGCAACAAAGTGGAATGCCCTGTATGCAACGCCCACTTCCGAAAGTTCTTGCCCTACGGCAGGCAGTCCCGTGAAAATGCCCTCTGCCCCAACTGCCTGGCACTTGAGCGACACAGGCTGATGTACCTGTTTCTCAAGAACAAGACCAACTTTTTTACCGATAAGTTGAAAGTGCTTCATGTAGCGCCTGAAATCTGCTTTATTGAGGCATTTGAAAAACTTCATAAAGACGACTACATCACAGCCGACATAGAATCGCCTTTGGCAAAAGTGAAGATGGATATCCATCAGGTACCGTTTGACGACAACACGTTCGATGTGGCCTTTTGCAACCACGTAATGGAACATGTGGACAGCGACCTGAAGGCGATGAGCGAGCTGCACAGAGTGCTGAAGCCGGGTGGGTGGGCCATTATCCAGGTGCCGTTCTTCTATCCGCTGGAAGAGAAAACAGTTGAAGACATCACCATCACCGATCCAAAGGAACGCTACCGCAGGTTTGGGCAGGACGACCACGTGAGAAAGTACGGGAAGGACTATGCAGAACGGCTGGCCAGCGCCGGGTTTACAGTTGATGCCAATGACTATGTGAAGGAATTACCGGGCGACGTAGTTACCAGGTATGCGCTGCCAAAAGACGAGACTATTTTCTTTTGTAAAAAGGCATAG
- a CDS encoding glycosyltransferase has translation MAKPKYSFIVPVYNRPDELRELLSSLGDQQATHFEVIVVEDGSEQKADKVVESFAGKLDLTYLFQPNAGPGAARNNGASQAKGQWLIFLDSDVIVPPGYIAALDALPKLPSLFGGPDKAASDFSATQKAINYSMTSFLTTGGIRGKRKSMEAYKPRSFNMGVEAMLFQKIEGFRAMRFGEDIDLCLRAEKAGMKGVLIEDAWVYHKRRSNFRQFYKQVFNSGVARIHLHLLHSGSTKAVHTFPALFAVAVIFLAVWALLFNANRLLPLLIYSAFILVDSTIKNGLPAGILSVPAAFVQLVGYGLGFLKAGFEVYVLRRKPKFGFAETFYK, from the coding sequence ATGGCTAAGCCCAAATACTCATTCATAGTACCGGTTTACAATCGGCCGGACGAACTCAGGGAGCTTCTTTCCAGTTTAGGCGACCAGCAGGCAACTCACTTTGAGGTGATCGTTGTGGAGGACGGCTCGGAGCAAAAGGCTGACAAAGTGGTTGAAAGCTTTGCCGGCAAGCTAGACCTCACCTACCTTTTCCAACCCAATGCCGGACCCGGCGCAGCCCGAAACAACGGGGCTTCGCAGGCCAAAGGCCAGTGGCTGATCTTCCTGGATTCGGATGTGATAGTGCCGCCGGGTTATATTGCTGCGCTGGACGCATTGCCAAAGCTACCATCGTTGTTTGGCGGACCCGACAAGGCTGCTTCCGATTTTTCTGCCACTCAAAAAGCCATCAACTATTCCATGACCTCTTTTCTAACCACCGGTGGTATCCGTGGGAAAAGAAAATCGATGGAAGCATATAAACCCCGTAGCTTTAATATGGGTGTTGAAGCCATGCTTTTTCAAAAGATTGAAGGCTTCAGGGCGATGCGGTTTGGCGAGGACATTGACCTTTGTTTGAGAGCAGAAAAAGCAGGCATGAAGGGCGTGTTAATTGAAGATGCCTGGGTGTATCACAAACGCAGAAGCAATTTCCGACAGTTTTATAAGCAGGTGTTCAACTCAGGGGTGGCAAGAATTCATCTTCACTTGTTGCACTCCGGCTCTACAAAAGCCGTGCATACTTTTCCAGCCTTGTTTGCGGTTGCAGTCATTTTTCTGGCTGTGTGGGCGCTGCTGTTCAATGCCAACCGGCTCCTTCCTCTTCTGATCTATTCCGCCTTCATTCTGGTTGATTCAACAATTAAAAATGGGTTGCCTGCCGGCATCTTGTCAGTGCCTGCTGCTTTTGTGCAGCTGGTGGGGTATGGCCTGGGGTTCTTAAAGGCAGGATTTGAGGTGTATGTACTCAGAAGAAAGCCTAAGTTTGGGTTTGCTGAAACCTTCTACAAGTAG
- a CDS encoding glycosyltransferase family 2 protein — translation MTENKPDISVVVPLKNEEESLQELCEWIQKVMQENQFTYEVILVDDGSTDASWVTIQELGIGNSCIKGLRFNRNYGKSAALHEGFAAADGKVVITMDADLQDSPDEIPELYRMITEDGYDLVSGWKKKRHDPIGKTIPSKFFNGVTRIMSGIPLHDFNCGLKAYRSVVIKNIKVYGEMHRYIPLIAKWNGFSRIGEKEVLHHARKYGRTKFGLERFIFGFLDLLSISFVTRFKRRPMHFFGTLGTLTFVFGAGVTGFMALEKWNNLRLKLPVREIVDQPLFYIALLAVVVGVQLFLAGFLAEMMTITSNKNEDYLVIERSGL, via the coding sequence ATGACCGAAAATAAGCCAGATATTTCTGTAGTGGTTCCTCTCAAAAATGAAGAGGAATCATTACAGGAATTGTGTGAATGGATACAAAAAGTGATGCAGGAAAACCAGTTTACCTACGAGGTGATACTGGTGGATGACGGGAGCACCGATGCCAGCTGGGTAACTATCCAGGAGCTAGGCATAGGTAATAGTTGTATCAAAGGCTTACGGTTTAACAGAAATTACGGTAAATCCGCTGCCCTGCACGAAGGCTTTGCAGCAGCGGATGGCAAAGTGGTCATCACCATGGACGCCGATCTTCAGGACAGCCCCGATGAAATTCCCGAGCTCTACCGCATGATCACGGAAGATGGCTACGACCTGGTGTCGGGCTGGAAAAAGAAGCGGCACGATCCCATTGGCAAGACCATTCCATCCAAATTTTTTAATGGCGTTACCCGCATCATGTCAGGCATTCCGCTACACGATTTTAACTGTGGCCTGAAAGCTTACAGGTCTGTGGTAATAAAAAACATCAAGGTGTACGGCGAAATGCACCGATACATCCCGCTTATTGCCAAATGGAACGGGTTTTCTCGCATAGGTGAAAAAGAGGTGCTGCACCACGCCAGAAAATATGGCAGAACTAAGTTTGGGCTGGAACGCTTCATCTTCGGCTTTCTCGACCTGCTTTCTATTTCTTTTGTTACCAGGTTCAAAAGGCGCCCAATGCACTTCTTCGGTACTTTGGGCACACTCACTTTTGTGTTTGGAGCCGGTGTTACCGGGTTTATGGCGCTTGAAAAATGGAACAACCTCAGGCTCAAACTTCCGGTCAGGGAAATTGTCGATCAGCCATTGTTTTACATCGCTCTGCTGGCAGTAGTGGTGGGCGTTCAGCTTTTTCTGGCTGGCTTCCTGGCTGAAATGATGACAATCACCAGCAATAAGAATGAAGATTATCTGGTCATTGAGAGGTCAGGTTTATAG
- a CDS encoding DUF4199 domain-containing protein translates to MEQQVTTRGVGLQYGVIAGVVMIIYGLVLQLTGLVFESWASWINYIFLAVVIFLAHKKYKEDGDGFLSFGQGLGIGFWISLVGGVISSVFSFIYITFVDPTFVETMMEKARYNMEEQGTPDAQIDQAMAITEKFMNPGMMFVFGIVGVLFFGFILSLIVSAITKKTDPQLEV, encoded by the coding sequence ATGGAACAACAAGTAACAACAAGAGGAGTAGGTTTGCAATACGGCGTTATTGCTGGTGTGGTAATGATTATTTATGGCCTTGTCCTTCAATTGACCGGGCTGGTATTTGAATCATGGGCATCATGGATCAACTACATTTTTTTAGCAGTTGTCATCTTTCTTGCTCATAAGAAATACAAAGAGGACGGAGACGGATTCCTTTCATTTGGCCAGGGCCTCGGAATCGGGTTTTGGATATCACTGGTTGGCGGGGTGATTAGCTCCGTTTTCTCCTTTATATACATAACCTTTGTTGATCCAACGTTTGTGGAAACTATGATGGAAAAGGCAAGATACAATATGGAAGAGCAAGGCACGCCAGATGCACAGATTGATCAGGCGATGGCCATTACGGAAAAATTCATGAATCCGGGAATGATGTTTGTCTTTGGTATAGTGGGCGTTTTGTTTTTCGGCTTTATATTGAGCCTGATTGTGTCTGCCATTACAAAAAAGACCGATCCACAACTTGAAGTTTAA
- a CDS encoding DUF4199 domain-containing protein: MKNPLIKVPLKYGIAGGLLVVLVFVVLFLLGENPLLMLQPFDFMLLPLFLFVSIREFRDVHNGRLMFFWQGMTVGFFCYIIIALVSSVFIILFLEFCDCNLLAEFITNKVEILESGKARVIEEMGQATYDKTVTDVEATTAFIVSLDNLLKKCILGLLFTIMLSMILRTKPKN, from the coding sequence ATGAAGAATCCATTGATCAAGGTACCCCTGAAGTACGGGATAGCTGGAGGCTTGCTGGTGGTGCTGGTTTTTGTGGTGCTTTTCCTGCTGGGTGAAAACCCTCTTTTAATGCTGCAGCCCTTCGATTTTATGCTGTTGCCATTGTTTCTGTTTGTGAGCATCCGTGAATTCAGGGATGTGCACAATGGCCGTTTGATGTTTTTTTGGCAGGGAATGACAGTTGGTTTTTTCTGCTATATAATCATTGCGCTGGTGTCCAGTGTCTTTATCATTTTGTTTCTCGAGTTTTGCGACTGTAATCTTTTGGCAGAATTCATTACCAATAAGGTAGAGATACTTGAAAGCGGCAAAGCAAGGGTAATTGAAGAAATGGGGCAGGCTACCTACGACAAAACAGTAACAGACGTAGAAGCTACCACTGCCTTTATTGTCTCCTTGGACAATCTATTGAAGAAATGCATCCTTGGCCTTTTGTTTACTATCATGTTATCTATGATATTAAGAACGAAACCTAAAAACTAA
- a CDS encoding dihydroorotase produces MSSLYLKGVKLINPSSEFHLKKVHLSIKNGKIDYLGLKETNSAGKIIEGKDLIVTPGWFDLRANFCDPGMEHKEDLNSGLKAAAAGGFSDVCLLPDTHPTIQTKNDIEYLKSKGRGKVTTVHPMAAVTLGRKGEELSEMIDLHHAGAVAFTDGHDPIWNTDILLKTLQYLQPLNGLLMNRPEDKWLAKFGVMHEGVQSTRLGMRGVPVAGETIMVERDLRILEYAGGKIHFSQVSSAEAVDMIKKAKKRGLAVTCDVSVHHLCFNDTYLSTFDTNYKVSPPFRTEKDRKALIAGVKDGTIDTIVSAHEPQDEESKKLEFDLAEFGITGLQTLWPVLNQLDLKGELSLEQSLPAVFDGPRKVLGLPAVALEVGADACLTVASTSTRWMLDKKTNLSKSVNNPFFGKELTGMVAAVANNGLVQIIN; encoded by the coding sequence ATGAGTAGCCTATACCTGAAAGGTGTAAAACTGATCAACCCCTCCTCGGAATTCCATCTGAAAAAAGTCCACCTTTCCATAAAAAATGGGAAAATCGACTACCTGGGCTTGAAGGAAACTAACAGTGCAGGAAAGATTATCGAGGGCAAAGACCTGATCGTAACGCCAGGCTGGTTCGATCTGCGGGCTAATTTTTGCGACCCGGGCATGGAGCACAAAGAAGACCTGAACTCCGGGTTGAAAGCTGCCGCCGCAGGAGGTTTCTCAGATGTGTGCCTGCTGCCCGACACCCACCCCACCATACAAACGAAGAACGATATCGAGTACCTAAAGTCAAAGGGACGAGGCAAAGTGACCACGGTTCATCCGATGGCTGCCGTTACACTTGGGCGCAAAGGGGAGGAGCTGAGTGAAATGATCGATCTGCACCATGCGGGTGCTGTCGCTTTTACCGATGGCCACGACCCCATCTGGAACACGGATATCCTGTTGAAAACCCTGCAATATCTGCAGCCACTCAATGGCTTGTTGATGAACAGGCCGGAAGACAAGTGGCTGGCAAAGTTTGGCGTGATGCATGAAGGAGTGCAAAGCACCAGGTTGGGCATGAGAGGTGTGCCGGTGGCTGGCGAAACCATCATGGTGGAGCGGGATCTGAGAATACTGGAGTACGCTGGTGGAAAGATCCATTTTTCACAGGTGTCATCCGCTGAGGCTGTCGATATGATCAAAAAAGCCAAAAAACGTGGCCTTGCAGTGACTTGCGACGTATCAGTACACCACCTTTGTTTCAACGACACCTACCTGAGCACCTTCGATACCAACTACAAAGTGTCACCTCCCTTCCGCACCGAAAAGGACAGAAAGGCGCTGATTGCCGGCGTGAAGGATGGCACCATCGACACCATTGTGTCGGCGCATGAGCCGCAGGATGAGGAGAGCAAAAAGCTGGAGTTTGACCTGGCCGAATTTGGCATCACCGGGCTTCAAACCCTCTGGCCTGTGCTCAACCAACTGGACCTCAAAGGCGAGCTTTCGCTGGAGCAGTCGCTGCCCGCCGTTTTCGATGGGCCGAGAAAGGTGCTAGGCTTGCCTGCTGTTGCTCTGGAGGTTGGTGCTGACGCCTGCCTGACAGTGGCCAGCACGTCCACCAGGTGGATGCTCGATAAAAAAACCAACCTTAGTAAATCTGTCAACAATCCATTTTTTGGAAAAGAACTGACTGGCATGGTGGCAGCGGTTGCCAATAATGGCCTTGTTCAAATCATCAACTAA